A genomic stretch from Ureibacillus composti includes:
- a CDS encoding FtsQ-type POTRA domain-containing protein, protein MEKIIDIEDRIPTLREKRKKRTNRKFIVLVSLFFLTLFLLLYFQSPYSEIKTIKITGSELVQNEEYLELSDLKVGNSMWGFRSKEVEKDLLQEKWIKNVEVNRQWLTTVEINIQEWDKVAYISEDQVFYPMLENGYVFKKMSTVEPIDAPVFLAFDDEKVRKRLLKELGQLKPTVLALISQINATPTSSDPYAITLFMNDGYEVRAEITSLSDKLNYYPSIVAQIESTGEFEKGIIDIEVGSYYRSYSDEYSEVDFNIDDLGEEDVEEEEQDVVTDEESIPE, encoded by the coding sequence ATGGAGAAGATTATAGATATCGAAGACCGTATACCAACATTACGAGAAAAAAGAAAAAAAAGAACGAATAGAAAATTTATTGTATTAGTCTCCTTATTTTTTCTCACATTATTTTTACTCCTTTATTTTCAATCTCCATATAGTGAGATTAAAACAATAAAAATTACCGGTTCTGAACTTGTTCAAAATGAGGAATACTTGGAATTATCGGACTTAAAAGTGGGAAACTCCATGTGGGGATTTCGTTCTAAAGAAGTAGAGAAAGATTTACTACAAGAAAAATGGATTAAAAACGTTGAAGTGAACCGCCAATGGTTAACAACAGTAGAAATCAACATCCAAGAATGGGATAAAGTGGCTTATATTTCGGAGGATCAAGTCTTTTATCCGATGTTAGAAAACGGTTATGTATTCAAAAAAATGAGTACTGTTGAACCAATTGATGCACCAGTATTTTTAGCATTTGATGATGAAAAAGTAAGAAAGCGATTGTTAAAAGAACTTGGACAACTAAAGCCGACAGTTTTAGCGTTAATTTCTCAAATTAATGCAACCCCAACAAGTTCAGATCCATATGCCATTACGCTTTTTATGAATGATGGCTATGAGGTGCGAGCAGAAATTACATCTCTTTCGGACAAGCTGAACTATTATCCTTCAATTGTTGCACAAATTGAGAGTACTGGTGAATTTGAAAAAGGGATTATTGATATCGAAGTTGGTTCTTACTATCGCTCCTATTCTGATGAATATTCAGAAGTTGACTTTAACATCGATGATTTAGGAGAAGAGGATGTGGAAGAGGAAGAACAGGATGTGGTTACAGATGAAGAATCGATTCCCGAATAG
- a CDS encoding putative peptidoglycan glycosyltransferase FtsW, whose amino-acid sequence MKFYYKRLFIISAVLLSVIGIIFIYSAGTYWSSVHYEGEVPFYIKQSIYLGLALTVFFIVTRMNIITEEKTWVTFYILSLVLLVLVLIPGIGIVRNGSRGWIGVGPLTVQPAEIVKITTLMYLSFLLSKVRNDERVVQIKHFLIIIIPCALMMLQPDFGSVFILVVSSFVLLFIARYPIKLYIGFIAVGVVGLVGLIASAPYRLKRIEAFINPWADPLGSGFQAVQSLLAIGPAGLLGHGFQESRQKFLYLPEPQNDFIYSIILEEIGFLGGCVVLALFGIFIYSGVGLAINSVRSSDFYAMTALVSMVGFQACLNIGVVIGLIPVTGVTLPFISYGGTSLMIIWFVVAIIVSFASRTE is encoded by the coding sequence CTGAAGTTTTATTATAAGAGGCTCTTCATTATTTCAGCAGTATTGTTATCAGTAATAGGGATTATTTTTATCTACTCTGCTGGTACTTACTGGAGCTCCGTTCACTATGAAGGTGAAGTACCATTTTATATTAAACAATCCATCTATTTAGGATTGGCATTAACGGTTTTCTTCATCGTTACGAGAATGAACATAATCACAGAAGAAAAAACTTGGGTTACATTTTACATCCTATCTTTAGTTCTTTTAGTACTAGTACTCATTCCAGGAATTGGTATTGTCCGAAATGGATCTCGTGGTTGGATTGGTGTAGGACCACTGACAGTACAGCCAGCTGAAATCGTTAAGATTACAACGTTAATGTATTTAAGTTTCTTGTTAAGTAAAGTTAGAAATGATGAAAGAGTTGTACAAATTAAACATTTCTTAATTATCATCATTCCATGTGCGTTAATGATGTTGCAACCTGATTTTGGATCCGTATTTATTTTGGTCGTTTCTTCTTTCGTATTACTTTTTATCGCAAGATATCCAATCAAATTATATATTGGGTTTATTGCAGTTGGAGTTGTTGGATTGGTTGGATTAATCGCTTCTGCTCCGTATCGATTAAAACGAATTGAGGCTTTTATCAATCCATGGGCTGATCCATTAGGTAGTGGATTCCAGGCGGTTCAATCTTTATTAGCAATTGGTCCTGCGGGGTTATTAGGACACGGCTTCCAAGAAAGTAGGCAAAAGTTTTTATATTTACCCGAGCCACAAAACGATTTTATTTATTCAATTATTTTAGAGGAAATTGGTTTTTTAGGTGGTTGCGTTGTACTCGCATTGTTTGGAATATTTATATACTCAGGAGTTGGACTAGCCATCAATTCCGTTAGAAGTTCTGACTTTTATGCGATGACTGCTCTTGTGAGTATGGTAGGGTTCCAAGCATGTTTAAATATTGGTGTAGTAATTGGGCTAATTCCAGTAACAGGTGTTACATTACCATTTATCAGTTATGGTGGAACATCGTTAATGATTATTTGGTTTGTTGTAGCCATTATCGTTTCCTTTGCAAGTCGAACCGAATGA